A portion of the Burkholderia sp. GAS332 genome contains these proteins:
- a CDS encoding Threonine/homoserine efflux transporter RhtA encodes MLSYTGGIVLFAALLHASWNAMLHGNRDRFLSMTWMSIAIAMVSTLVVLFNPWPASASWPYIVASGLVHLFYNVSLVRSYRRNDLALAYPIARGSSPLLVTLGAALFAHEAIGPLHALGIAMISGGIITIALWGQHVSRAGALAALTTGATIALYTVIDGLGVRLSNGQPLTYTAWMFLFYWLMPVLFVAVRGLAPLWTPVRAEPLSVGSSLVGGLVSIAAYGIVIWALQSGAMGAVSALRETSVVFAVLIGRVFLREAVSGTRWLACMVVAAGAVCLGL; translated from the coding sequence ATGCTCAGTTATACCGGCGGTATCGTGCTCTTCGCCGCGCTGCTCCACGCGAGCTGGAACGCGATGCTGCACGGCAACCGCGACCGGTTCTTGTCCATGACGTGGATGAGCATCGCCATCGCGATGGTCTCCACGCTCGTCGTCCTGTTCAATCCTTGGCCGGCCAGCGCCTCCTGGCCTTATATCGTCGCATCGGGGCTCGTGCATCTCTTCTACAACGTGAGCCTCGTGCGGTCGTATCGCCGCAACGACCTGGCGCTGGCGTATCCGATCGCGCGAGGCTCATCGCCGCTGCTCGTCACGCTCGGCGCCGCGCTCTTCGCGCATGAGGCGATCGGCCCCTTGCACGCTCTCGGGATCGCGATGATATCGGGGGGCATCATCACGATCGCGCTGTGGGGGCAGCACGTGTCGCGCGCGGGTGCGCTGGCCGCGCTGACGACCGGTGCGACGATTGCGCTCTATACCGTGATCGACGGCCTCGGCGTGAGGTTGTCCAACGGCCAGCCGCTCACCTACACCGCGTGGATGTTCCTGTTCTATTGGCTGATGCCGGTGCTGTTCGTCGCGGTGCGTGGGCTCGCACCGCTATGGACACCGGTACGTGCTGAGCCACTGTCGGTCGGCTCGTCGCTCGTCGGCGGACTGGTGTCGATCGCGGCGTATGGGATCGTGATCTGGGCGCTGCAGTCGGGCGCGATGGGCGCGGTATCGGCATTGCGCGAGACCAGCGTGGTGTTCGCGGTGCTGATCGGGCGGGTGTTTCTGCGGGAAGCGGTCAGTGGCACGCGCTGGCTCGCCTGCATGGTCGTCGCGGCCGGCGCGGTTTGCCTGGGGCTTTGA